Proteins encoded by one window of Pseudomonas sp. LS44:
- a CDS encoding DUF1145 domain-containing protein, protein MKALSFAKGVLAMFWLVAVLNVIFPFSAPLHGWLLAVSGIMLLVHIVEVLLFNSRLAARPQPWLERVLVLLFGVLHLKTLRQQA, encoded by the coding sequence ATGAAGGCTCTATCGTTCGCCAAAGGCGTGCTGGCCATGTTCTGGCTGGTTGCCGTACTCAACGTGATTTTCCCGTTCAGCGCGCCGCTGCATGGGTGGCTGTTGGCGGTCTCCGGGATCATGCTGTTGGTGCATATCGTCGAAGTGCTGCTGTTCAACAGCCGGCTGGCCGCACGCCCACAACCGTGGCTGGAGCGCGTGCTGGTGCTGCTGTTCGGTGTCCTGCACCTGAAAACCCTGCGTCAGCAAGCCTAA
- the lapG gene encoding cysteine protease LapG, which produces MAVVVLLGLVGSLYADWDFRLISRRAEALYGPLGDGKRRIDSWQQLLEQHAESPERDKLQAVNRFFNAQLRFSDDQRIWRQADYWATPVEALRVGAGDCEDYAISKYFSLRHLGVPSDKLRITYVKALRLNQAHMVLTYYATPDSIPLVLDNLVGSILPASQRADLLPVYAFNGEGLWLAGARGAKPVGDSKRLSRWQDLLKKMQAEGFPVSE; this is translated from the coding sequence TTGGCCGTTGTTGTGCTGCTGGGGCTCGTCGGCAGTTTGTATGCCGATTGGGATTTCCGCCTGATCAGCCGCCGCGCCGAAGCGCTTTATGGGCCGCTGGGCGACGGCAAACGACGCATCGACTCGTGGCAGCAGCTGCTCGAACAACACGCCGAATCCCCCGAGCGCGACAAACTGCAGGCGGTAAACCGCTTCTTCAATGCGCAGCTGCGCTTTAGCGACGATCAACGCATATGGCGCCAGGCTGACTACTGGGCGACTCCGGTAGAGGCGTTGCGCGTCGGCGCCGGTGACTGTGAAGACTATGCGATCAGCAAGTATTTCAGCCTGCGTCATCTCGGTGTGCCCAGCGACAAGCTGCGCATTACCTACGTCAAAGCCCTGCGCCTGAACCAGGCGCACATGGTGCTGACCTACTACGCAACACCCGATTCGATCCCCTTGGTGCTGGATAACCTGGTCGGCAGCATTTTGCCGGCCAGCCAGCGGGCTGATCTATTACCGGTCTACGCCTTCAATGGCGAGGGCTTGTGGTTGGCCGGTGCGCGCGGCGCCAAACCGGTTGGCGATAGCAAGCGCCTGTCGCGCTGGCAGGATCTCCTGAAAAAAATGCAAGCCGAAGGCTTCCCCGTAAGCGAATAG